The nucleotide window ccagagatgttcgatcgggatcaagtctgggctctggctgggccactcaaggacattcagagacttgtcccgaagccactcccgcgttgtcttggctgtgtgcttaagttCGTTGTCCTGCTGggaggtgaaccgtcgccccagtctgggttcctgagcgctctagagcagattttcatcaaagatctctctgtactttgtttcgttcatctttgcctcgatcctgactagtctcccagtccctgccgctaaaaaacatccccacagtatgatgcttcaccgtaaggatagtgccagacgtgacgcttggcattcaggccaaagagtttaatcttggttttatcagaccagagaatcttgtttctcatggtcagagtcctttaggtgcctttttgcaaacttcatgcggcctgtcatgtgccttttactgaagagagtggcttccgtctggccactctaccattaaggcctgattggtggagtgctgcagagatgggaaaaccttccagaaggacaaccaactccagaaaggaactccagagctctgtcagagggaccatcgggttctgggtcacctccctgaccaaggcccttctcccccgattgctctaggaagagtgttggtggttccaaacttcttccatttaagaatgatggaggccactgtgttcttggggaccttcaatgctgcagaaatgttttggtacccttccccagatctgtgcctcgacaccattctgtctcggagctctacggaaaattccttctacctcatggcttggtttttgctctgacatacactgtcagctgtgggaccttacatacaggtgtgtgcctttctaaatcatgtacaatcaattgaatttaccacaggtggacaccaatcaagttgtagaaacatctcaaggatgatcaatttaaacaagatgcacctgaactcaatttcaagtctcatagcaaaggctctgaatacttacgtaaataaagtatttatgttttttatttttaatacatttgctaacatttctaaaaaaacgttttcacttcgtcattatggggtattttatttacaataaggctgtaatgtaacaaaatgtgtaaaaagtgaaagggtctgaatattttccgaatgcactgtatagacaAAATAATAAAAACTTCTCATACTGAAGTACTGTAGAAAGCATGTGATTGGTTCTTACCTCATCTACCCCATCTACCCACTTGGGCGGCAGTCTCTTGGTGACTCCGATGGCAGCTTCTGGGTCCAAACGTATCCCAGAGACCAGGGCCATGCGGTCATCAGCCAACTGATAGGAACATCACAGATATTACACAGCATATAATTTCCCATTTCAAGCATTGTTGTTTGCAGACTTTCCATACAAAGCATGGTTTATGTTTCCCCCAGAAAAATAGGTCCTTGTGACTCTGATAGTATAGTTTGAATACAAGGAGATTGGACAGTACCTCATCAAGCTCCTAATGTGATTGGCAGACCCCAGCGAAGTccaatgaggagagagggagaggtgagatGAAGTGAGACAGAAGTAACAGTAAGTGAGCCCCAAACAAAAAGCAGTGATCAGCTTCATACAGACATTTTTCATGCAATGTCACAGATACCGTTTAAAGAGAGATCATACTAATGTTCCAAAATGTCTAATTTTGACCCCCAAAATTCAATTTTATATCAATCAATTGAGGTTCTTCAAACATGTAAAATCACCCTTTAAAAAGGTAGGCCTGTCTTTGATAAATCTATGCTAGGCCTAAATACATTGGGTCAGTGAAGTGTGacatgagagtgtgtgtgcgaAGGTAAAGAAATAGGGCTAGCCTATGTCCCTGATCTCCAAATGATTAGCCTAAGCACAGAAGCATTTCATATAGGCCTAGAGAAAGGAAAGATGTAGGACAAAGATTAGCATTATAAGAGGATTTTGATATGCATGCAGATCACTCAGCATGAGCACCCAGAACACCATGCAAGAGAAATAATGCCATAAAAACGAGGAGCACCTAAGCTATTTCAGAAACTCAAAGTCTAGTAACCACTGGATTTGCTCTTTGATCCAAACAAACATTACTATGCCGCAAAACGCCAGACGACTGATTTGTCTTGTAATGAATTGGGCCTAACGCTTCCTCTACTATCCACAATCAGGTGGATGAAATGAAGGCATTTCAAAGTCTGGATTTGAGTTCTACTATGAAGCTGCTGGACACAATAACGGTCCCATAGTCAAAACACCTTAGTGCCCAAAAGTAGGAGGGTGAACGAAAGAGGGACTGAAAGGGAAAACTATAAACTCTTTAGAGTTTTGAAACTATGCAAAATAAATAGGCTAAGATATTATGGACTTACATAGACAGCATTTGTAAAAGGCCCTGCATCCTGGTCAATAATgcaaaatagaaaatatatatcAGTGACCAACAGTGCAAACTAAGTATTCTAAATTAGCATATACAAATATCTTCGTAAcaagtaggcctaggctatatcaATGTAAAGTTTGTCAAATATCTTTAAAATAACAGTTTAACAACCCAACACCAAGCACAGGATCAATTAAATCTAAAACAGAGCAAAGCACCATCTAAAGGGTAGGTTTTAGAAAGACATGCAACTCACTAAAAAGCAAAAGGGTACACACTACAAACAAATACCTCATAAAATGTAACACGTCAATTGTTACATTTGACCATCTCTATAACAAAAGACTATCCAACTCATTCCAGCATGAACTGTTATTGCTTCTTTATCAAGTACTGAACATTGCCCTTAAAATTAACTTCATGTTCTACCTTTAGCCAAACTTTTAATTTGTTTCTTACTTTGACAAATACATTGCTTCAATTGACTTTATCATGCCAAAGGAGAATGCACGCTCTAAGATGATTGGTAATGCAAGTTGAGGCTATTAGTACTTTAAAAGCATGCCTCTGTGACATGACTCAGGCCAAGGCAAATGTGCGCATCTAGCTTGACAGCTAACTGTACCTAGTTGTTGCGTTCTAGCTTGACAGCTAAATGCAGCAAGTAGCCAACATCATATTAATGTGTGTTAGATGGCCACTAGCACTAGCTAACGAGGAGACTTAATCAAACTACGGCTAGTTTATTAATGTGTtagccatcacacacacacacacacacacacacacacacacacacacacacacacacacacacacacacacacacgtcaaattCAGACGATTAACGTTAGACTCACCGCAGCATTGCTACGTGTACTCAGAGTACGACGGGTGCCGTATGTACTCACTTGCTCAGCCAATATATGACGATTTTGGATTGCATTGTTCCGCATTAATAAGAAGGCATCGGTCAAGCGCCTAGTTGCCATGCTTAATTTACACACTTAAGATGTGTAGCTATCAAATAACAACCCGTATCGCACAGTGACTACAAcgactagctagctactatacaaTGCAATGAACGTTAGCGAGATAGCCTGTACCGGCTAATCGAAGGGTTCTTCCCCTTTCTGTCCTCACAATAATATATCGTTTGTTTTCTATCTTTCGCTTTTATGAAGTacataaataaaacataaaatataAAGTTTGACTTCAATGAAACATGTACTGAAGATGAGGTCTGTGTTCTGGCCTCATCTACGTGGAAAACGTAAATACACAATAAGAGCTTCGTGACCAAACACTTCCCGGTTAACACTTTTAATTTGAATTGGAGACCTCTATTAAAgagaatatatttttaaaactaAATCTAATCATCATTAATCATATTTTATGTATTTTCATATTATGTACTTTTatattaataaaataaatacataaaaacgAGAAACGTTTTATTTTCCGGGTCAATCCCACAAGGTTTCAGTCCACCGATATTTTTGAAGAAGAGTTGAAATAATGTAGGTAATCAAGGATGCATGATATATAGTTCTGCATTGCATAGTATTATATTGCAATAAAAGCATTGGCATCTATAAAACTGAGGAATATATTCGGTTTTTAGCGCTACCCCCAACTGTAACTATCAGCGAACAGGAACGTACCCATTGGAATCTCTATCGCGCATGCTTCCTTGAATGCGTTAAGCTAATGGCTAAGGATAAACTACATTAACAGTCTAaccatttttatttacaatggcagaatatggagaggaagagggattcATGTTACCTGTAGACGACGGTTTATTTGCTGATACATTTTCTGATGATAGCGTGTACAAATTCATCGGTCAAGAGTTAAAGATCAGCCAGGTGTTCAGCGCCAACCTCGGCGTGGCAGCGCCAGTGTGGGACGCCGTAAGTTCACTACTAACTCCATGAGTACACACTGGCTACATTTATTCTGCACATGATGAATACAGCTTTATTGGTTATGTAGTAGTGCATTTAATACAGTAGTGTTATGCAAGGAATTTAATGAGCTGCCTGTTGTATTTACTGTTTGGTTACTGTTGGTTAAATAGGCGCTTCATCTATGCCGCTATTTCGAGGAAAACTCGCTCAACCTGAAAGGAAAGCGCATCATTGAGTTGGGCGCAGGGACTGGCATTGTTGGCATTTTGGCAGCACGTTTGGGTATGTTGGTTCATTCTTTGTCCGTCCAGTAGAGGTCGGCAATGTCGATCTTCAGTAGCATCCACTGTTATTTCAATAGCCTATTCATTATTATTTACTTTAATAGCCGTTTATAGAATTTGAATTGCCTTTCCATCACACTGTTTACCCTGTCACACGCACATTAGCCTACAAATGTACTTTTCAAAGACTTTGAAACACTacaataaaaatgtaaaacatcACAAAGATAATCATTTATAAAGGTGTATTTACCTAATTTCCCACTGTTACAGGAGCGGATGTGACCTTGACAGACCTCCCCCTTGCTGTCCCTCAACTGCAAAGCAACGTCTCAGCCAACATGCCGTCCTCCGGCTGGCCTTCTGTTGCCCCCTccgtcctccccctctcctggGGCCAAGACCAGCACATCTTCCCCATGGACTGGGACCTGGTACTGGGTGCAGACATTGTGTACCTGTCTGAGACTTACCCCCTCCTGCTGGACACACTGGTTCACCTGTGCAAGGTCAGGGCAGTGGTGTACCTCTCATCCAAGATGCGAGAAGAGCATGGAACGCCTGGCTTCTATGGAGACACTCTGCCACAGAGGTTCCATGTCAAGCTGGAGCACCGCGACCCCACACAGAACATCAACATCTACAGCGCTACTCTGAGAGGGAAGCAGTGACAGAAATGAGACTGGATAGGACTGGGAGACTGATGAACCGGTAAATAGGTTGAGACTTGGAAGAGAACCACACAACAGTGCCTGACTCTCTGAATCCTCTGGGGTTCCTTCCTCTCCGAAAAAACTTTGTGCAGGAGCTGGATAAGAAAGAATAGGCACCTGACACAAAAGAGCAAAGGCTCCTCACTCTGATTTTAGTGCTCCCAAAAGTGTTATTTTAAACAAAATATAGACCAATAGGTCATCATGTTGAATGAAAAGGTCTGTATGGTCTTGTAAGAAACAGAATAATACTTTTGTGGGCAGGAAAAACATAGCAAAGATAATTTTCCTGTCTTTGGCAGGTTACTACAGTCAAATCAAGTTGTGTTTGATCTGGTTTGAGGAAGTGTTATATTGTTTAGGTTGACAGGGTTGATTACTGGGAAAATGTTGATGATACCATCCACTTGCAGAACTGGCAAAATTGACAGTTTCTGCCCCCACTCCCACTCCCTCCGCCTGGACATACTTCATCCCCTCACTCTCCTGCTCTCTGCTGATGTGCAGAGTTTCTGTTTAGAAAAGAAAAGCCTGTTTGTTCCGCTGGATAGTTTCAAAGAGAGACCGGCCGTTATaccccccctccacctctctctgtgcTATAGCTCACCCGACAAAACAACAGATCCCTATCTATATTCACAGTGGGCTCTCCACTAGTGGTCCACAAGGTCCCCATATGAGAAACTGTCATTCATCGTGCGTGTAATAATCCTTTGATCAATATTATAATGATAATGCCCAAGCAAGTTGGACAAAAAGTAACCTGTGGTACAACATAAAATACAATGTTATGCATTACTTTCCTATGCCTATAGTGCCTGTAAGAAATTATAAATTTTTCAATTATCAAATGATTGATTGAGAACCAAAACTTCTGAGAAATAAAGTTAATAAAATGTATACAACTTTCAGCAACAATCTCCTTGTCTGCTTTGTCGTTGATATAATAGATGACATGTTGTAATGCTTTTTTCCTTAGGTTTGCAATGTCATTCACTTTTAAGCACATCAACCATGTACACACAATGTGAAGTGTGCCAACCCCCGGTGTCATTTCAGCATTGTACAAGCAAACATGAAAATCAAGGATGACATCTTTGGAAAGATATATTGTATAGTGTCATCCTTAAATCCTCTACCACTGCTGTCCCTAAT belongs to Salvelinus namaycush isolate Seneca chromosome 20, SaNama_1.0, whole genome shotgun sequence and includes:
- the LOC120064573 gene encoding EEF1A lysine methyltransferase 3-like → MAEYGEEEGFMLPVDDGLFADTFSDDSVYKFIGQELKISQVFSANLGVAAPVWDAALHLCRYFEENSLNLKGKRIIELGAGTGIVGILAARLGADVTLTDLPLAVPQLQSNVSANMPSSGWPSVAPSVLPLSWGQDQHIFPMDWDLVLGADIVYLSETYPLLLDTLVHLCKVRAVVYLSSKMREEHGTPGFYGDTLPQRFHVKLEHRDPTQNINIYSATLRGKQ